A part of Candidatus Electrothrix aestuarii genomic DNA contains:
- the murC gene encoding UDP-N-acetylmuramate--L-alanine ligase, which yields MYKTKKHKHIHFVGIGGIGMSGIAELLLHLGYKVTGSDLHKTDLTYRLEVAGATVYQGHQGNRVSGADVVVVSNAVSEDNPEVVAAREEQIPIIQRAEMLSELMRLKRFGIAIAGSHGKTSTSSLVAAILDEAGLDPTVVVGGKIDCFGGSNAHLGDGEFLVAEADESDGSFLKLSPVIEVITNIDLEHLDYYRDLDHIKETFIEFINKIPFYGVAVVCLDDNNLASLLPQIQRRKITYGLTEQADLQATKISVQGRTNEFTVMYQGKELGVIRRNAPGRHTVYNTLAAIAVALELEIEFPVVAHAIENFEGVQRRLEVKGEKQGILVIDDYGHHPTEIRATLDAIRDGWPDRRLVVVFQPHRYTRTQGLFEEFATAFYRADVLILTDIYAASEQPIEGVTSEALLGAIKQHGQRNAYYHADLSTLPHGLLDFILEGDLVLTLGAGSVVHIGEKLLNLLG from the coding sequence ATGTATAAGACAAAGAAACATAAACATATCCACTTTGTTGGAATAGGTGGCATCGGCATGTCAGGAATTGCCGAACTGCTGCTGCATTTGGGCTATAAGGTCACGGGCTCTGATCTGCACAAAACAGATCTCACCTATCGCCTGGAGGTGGCCGGGGCAACGGTGTACCAAGGACATCAGGGGAACAGGGTATCTGGGGCTGATGTGGTGGTGGTTTCAAATGCTGTGAGTGAGGATAACCCTGAGGTGGTGGCGGCACGGGAAGAGCAGATCCCAATCATTCAACGGGCGGAAATGCTTTCCGAACTCATGCGCCTGAAGCGATTCGGCATCGCCATTGCTGGTAGCCACGGCAAGACTTCTACCTCGTCCTTGGTCGCGGCTATTCTTGATGAGGCTGGTTTAGATCCCACTGTTGTGGTGGGGGGTAAGATTGACTGCTTTGGCGGCAGTAATGCCCATCTGGGTGATGGTGAATTCTTGGTGGCTGAGGCTGATGAGAGTGATGGCTCCTTTCTGAAGCTTTCTCCGGTTATTGAGGTCATCACCAATATTGACCTGGAGCATCTGGATTATTACCGCGATCTGGATCATATCAAGGAAACCTTTATTGAATTTATCAATAAAATACCCTTTTATGGGGTTGCGGTGGTCTGTCTTGATGATAATAATCTTGCCAGCCTGCTTCCGCAGATCCAACGAAGGAAGATCACCTATGGCCTGACGGAACAGGCAGACCTTCAGGCGACAAAGATCTCGGTGCAAGGGCGTACCAACGAGTTCACGGTCATGTACCAGGGCAAAGAACTGGGCGTCATCAGGCGCAATGCGCCGGGTCGCCATACCGTGTACAACACTCTGGCCGCCATTGCTGTTGCCCTGGAGTTGGAGATAGAGTTTCCAGTAGTCGCCCATGCTATTGAGAATTTTGAGGGTGTCCAGAGGAGACTGGAGGTGAAAGGGGAGAAGCAGGGTATCCTGGTGATTGATGATTACGGACATCATCCCACGGAGATCCGTGCAACCCTGGATGCTATCCGGGACGGTTGGCCGGATCGGCGTTTGGTTGTGGTTTTTCAGCCCCATCGTTACACCAGGACCCAGGGGCTTTTTGAGGAGTTTGCCACTGCATTTTATCGGGCCGATGTCCTGATTTTGACGGATATCTATGCTGCCAGTGAACAGCCCATAGAAGGGGTGACGAGTGAGGCTCTGCTGGGGGCAATTAAACAACATGGTCAGCGGAATGCCTATTATCATGCTGATTTGTCCACGCTGCCGCATGGCTTGCTTGACTTTATTCTGGAAGGGGATTTGGTGCTGACCCTCGGGGCAGGAAGCGTCGTGCATATTGGTGAAAAGTTACTGAATCTGCTGGGGTAA
- the murG gene encoding undecaprenyldiphospho-muramoylpentapeptide beta-N-acetylglucosaminyltransferase: MRIIITGGGTGGHLFPGIALGTALQQKYPGCEILFIGTQRQLDQKALAGRNFQQESIACMGLKGMGLKNRLKSLLSLPTAVLESWKIIRRFQPDLVFGVGGYVTGPVLLAARLRSVPTCIHEQNSIPGLANRMISRFVSRIFVSIPGEYPFPEEKTVVSGNPVRQEILAAAERRQQENDNKTDDQPLTLLVMGGSLGAHRINMLMLDVAAQLDGEQKKAVRLIHQTGTADEEKVRDGYEAAKVQAEVRAFFTDMASLYSQADLVLARAGATSLAELSVMGLPAVLIPYPYAADDHQAKNAEYYVAGGGAVMYRESELNAEILGKILSQLLGDIDKLKKMALAMRDMGQPEATQRILDSCMELIGN, encoded by the coding sequence ATGCGCATAATCATCACCGGTGGCGGAACCGGCGGCCATCTTTTTCCCGGTATCGCCTTAGGAACCGCCTTGCAGCAAAAATATCCCGGCTGCGAAATACTCTTCATTGGAACGCAGCGGCAGCTTGACCAAAAGGCCCTGGCCGGACGTAATTTTCAACAGGAGTCCATCGCCTGCATGGGATTAAAGGGCATGGGGCTGAAGAACCGCCTCAAGAGCCTGCTGAGTCTGCCCACAGCGGTGCTGGAATCGTGGAAGATCATACGGCGTTTTCAACCGGATTTGGTTTTCGGTGTGGGAGGCTATGTCACCGGGCCGGTTTTGCTGGCGGCTCGTCTGCGTTCCGTGCCGACCTGTATCCATGAGCAGAATTCTATTCCTGGGCTGGCCAACAGGATGATTTCTCGTTTTGTCAGTAGAATTTTCGTCTCCATTCCAGGAGAGTATCCCTTCCCAGAAGAGAAAACCGTAGTTTCAGGAAACCCGGTTCGGCAGGAAATTTTGGCCGCAGCAGAGCGTCGACAACAGGAAAACGATAATAAAACAGACGACCAGCCCTTGACCTTGCTGGTTATGGGCGGTAGCCTTGGGGCCCATCGTATTAATATGCTGATGCTTGATGTAGCGGCGCAACTTGATGGTGAACAGAAAAAGGCTGTGCGACTGATTCATCAAACCGGTACAGCGGATGAGGAAAAGGTTCGGGACGGATATGAGGCAGCCAAGGTTCAGGCTGAAGTGCGGGCATTTTTTACTGATATGGCCTCCCTGTACAGTCAGGCAGATCTTGTCCTGGCCAGAGCAGGAGCGACTTCCTTGGCTGAGCTGTCCGTGATGGGCCTGCCTGCTGTGCTGATTCCCTACCCCTATGCAGCCGACGATCATCAGGCCAAGAATGCTGAATACTATGTTGCTGGTGGCGGGGCTGTAATGTATCGTGAATCTGAACTGAATGCAGAGATATTGGGTAAAATCCTTTCGCAATTATTAGGTGATATTGATAAGCTGAAAAAAATGGCTCTCGCTATGAGAGACATGGGGCAGCCTGAGGCCACCCAAAGAATTCTGGACAGCTGCATGGAACTTATCGGAAACTGA
- the murD gene encoding UDP-N-acetylmuramoyl-L-alanine--D-glutamate ligase gives MIELKAGMKSVVVGLGKSGLAAVRYLHQQGLEVTVSEFREHIPEEEQAVLRQCNANIETGGHRAAFFADADLIVPSPGVPANLPVLAAARTQGVPVVGELALAAGRIQVPVIAVTGSNGKTTVTSLIGHLLRTCGKKVFVGGNIGTPILEYLLEPGDAEVVVLELSSFQLEAAGYFRPNIGLLLNLSPDHIDRHGSFEEYVAAKMQLFACQGRGDTAIIGTDDVLLAAAPPTAGEKLYSFGTQPGCRARVEGKAVRVEPEFGPEGTGELYELAETRLHSRVNLYNAAAAILAIRAFGCNEQDIKAGLTDFQPPQHRMTPVGEINGVRFVNDSKATNVGAVVAALAGFGMGAEKEVILIAGGRNKGGDFDALVPVFRQHVKHVVLIGESAPDLAAVADEAGVGYQFAADMEEAVAMAFAAASPGDTVLLAPACASFDMFRSYEQRGDEFSRCVRGMVERGNIG, from the coding sequence ATGATTGAATTAAAGGCGGGCATGAAGTCCGTAGTGGTTGGTCTGGGGAAATCCGGGTTGGCAGCAGTACGCTATCTGCATCAACAGGGGCTGGAGGTTACGGTTTCTGAATTTCGGGAGCATATCCCGGAGGAAGAACAGGCCGTGCTCAGGCAATGCAATGCAAACATAGAAACTGGCGGCCATAGGGCTGCCTTTTTTGCCGATGCGGACTTGATCGTCCCCAGTCCTGGGGTTCCAGCAAACTTGCCGGTGCTGGCGGCTGCTCGCACACAAGGTGTACCCGTCGTTGGAGAGTTGGCCTTGGCCGCCGGACGTATTCAGGTGCCGGTGATTGCCGTGACCGGGTCCAACGGCAAGACCACCGTGACCAGCCTGATTGGTCATCTCTTGCGGACTTGCGGCAAAAAGGTCTTTGTGGGCGGTAATATCGGCACCCCGATCCTGGAGTACCTTCTGGAGCCGGGAGACGCTGAGGTCGTGGTGCTGGAGTTGTCCAGTTTTCAGTTAGAAGCGGCTGGCTATTTTCGGCCTAATATCGGCCTACTCCTTAATCTTTCCCCGGATCATATTGACCGCCACGGCAGTTTTGAGGAGTACGTTGCCGCGAAGATGCAGCTCTTTGCCTGTCAAGGCAGGGGCGATACAGCGATTATCGGAACGGACGATGTGCTGCTTGCGGCAGCACCACCCACAGCTGGTGAGAAATTATATAGCTTTGGTACCCAGCCCGGTTGTCGCGCCAGGGTAGAAGGAAAAGCTGTGCGCGTGGAACCGGAGTTCGGGCCTGAAGGTACGGGTGAGTTGTACGAGCTTGCAGAGACGCGGCTGCATTCCAGGGTGAATCTGTACAATGCCGCTGCAGCTATCCTTGCAATCCGGGCCTTTGGCTGCAACGAGCAGGATATTAAGGCCGGACTGACCGATTTTCAACCGCCCCAGCATAGGATGACTCCTGTAGGCGAGATAAACGGCGTTCGTTTTGTTAACGATTCTAAGGCGACTAATGTGGGAGCTGTGGTTGCGGCCTTAGCAGGCTTTGGGATGGGTGCTGAAAAAGAGGTCATCCTGATTGCCGGGGGAAGGAATAAAGGGGGCGATTTTGATGCCTTGGTGCCGGTATTTCGTCAGCATGTCAAACACGTCGTGCTGATCGGTGAGTCTGCGCCGGATCTGGCCGCCGTTGCCGATGAGGCCGGTGTTGGGTATCAGTTTGCCGCTGATATGGAAGAGGCGGTTGCAATGGCCTTTGCTGCCGCATCTCCAGGCGATACGGTGCTTCTGGCCCCGGCCTGCGCCAGTTTTGATATGTTCAGGAGTTATGAGCAGCGGGGGGATGAGTTTAGTCGCTGTGTTAGAGGAATGGTGGAAAGAGGCAATATCGGATAG
- a CDS encoding sodium:proton antiporter has translation MSHDILIQLTGIFILGIMAQWTAWKLHLPSILFLLVAGLLVGPGFGLLHPDQLFGDLLFPMVSLAVAVILYEGGMNLRFRELRKQKIQGVLFQILTLAVLISLVLGTVAAHYIIGFPWPVAALLAAILVVTGPTVIGPMLRHLRLRGRVSSLLKWEGIVVDPLGATLAVLVFTVVRHSRLRDGLEEALIDFGLTFVVGVSFGFIAAAVLILVLRKFWLPDALHNPVSLMLMFASFAAANVVQDEAGLLAVTVMGITLANQNWVSIRHVIEFKETLTTLLISCLFVVLAARLQPEDIRGLGWDSFLFVAFMILVVRPLSILAGTAGSFLPCRERVFMAWMAPRGIVAAAVASVFALELADKGYPEALELVPVTFLMVFATVLIYGLSAVPLSRKFGLSRANPQGILFVGAHKGARAMAQAIMNEGFSVVLIDTDRENVALSRMAGMPAIYGNALAKKTREEIDYGGLGRMLAMTANDAVNALTCSHFLEDFGRQEVYQLSFPFVEEDSRHEAIPQEQHGRLLFGEGLGYFRLNDAFGSDPKIKRTELTKEFDYQAFRAEYGDTAIVLFVLKPNRSIEVCTIDSPVDPVAGDVLISIIQQTSQSLVPIQGSDAGQVVS, from the coding sequence TTGTCGCACGATATACTCATACAACTTACTGGAATTTTTATTCTGGGTATCATGGCCCAGTGGACAGCATGGAAGCTGCACCTGCCGTCTATTCTTTTCCTGCTGGTTGCTGGCCTGCTTGTCGGGCCAGGTTTTGGACTGCTCCATCCTGACCAGCTCTTCGGCGACCTGCTTTTTCCTATGGTCTCTCTTGCAGTTGCGGTTATTCTCTACGAAGGGGGCATGAATCTGCGCTTTCGGGAGCTGCGTAAGCAGAAGATTCAGGGCGTTTTATTCCAGATATTGACCCTTGCGGTGCTGATATCCTTAGTGCTGGGTACGGTTGCAGCTCATTATATTATCGGCTTTCCTTGGCCGGTTGCGGCCTTGTTGGCGGCAATTCTGGTTGTGACCGGGCCTACTGTTATTGGTCCTATGCTGCGGCATCTTCGGCTCCGTGGTCGCGTCAGCTCGCTCCTGAAATGGGAGGGCATTGTTGTTGACCCTCTGGGTGCAACCCTGGCGGTCTTGGTCTTCACGGTAGTGCGGCACAGCAGGCTTCGTGATGGTCTTGAAGAGGCACTCATCGATTTTGGCCTCACCTTTGTGGTGGGCGTGTCTTTCGGTTTTATTGCCGCTGCGGTGCTGATCTTGGTGCTCCGGAAATTTTGGTTGCCTGATGCCTTGCATAACCCCGTCTCTCTGATGCTGATGTTTGCCTCCTTTGCAGCAGCCAATGTTGTGCAGGATGAGGCTGGTTTGTTAGCAGTGACCGTCATGGGGATCACCCTTGCTAATCAGAACTGGGTTTCCATCCGGCATGTTATCGAGTTTAAGGAAACCTTGACAACCTTACTGATTTCCTGTCTTTTTGTGGTTCTTGCGGCTCGTCTCCAGCCGGAGGATATCAGAGGGCTTGGTTGGGATAGCTTTCTTTTTGTCGCGTTTATGATTCTGGTAGTACGTCCGCTTTCTATTCTGGCGGGCACAGCTGGTTCGTTTTTGCCTTGCCGGGAACGGGTGTTTATGGCCTGGATGGCCCCACGCGGTATTGTGGCTGCGGCAGTGGCCTCTGTGTTTGCGCTGGAGCTGGCGGACAAAGGGTATCCAGAGGCGCTTGAACTTGTTCCTGTTACCTTTCTGATGGTTTTTGCCACCGTGCTGATTTACGGTCTTTCTGCGGTACCGCTGTCACGAAAGTTCGGTCTGTCGCGGGCCAATCCACAGGGGATTCTTTTTGTTGGTGCCCATAAGGGGGCAAGGGCAATGGCTCAGGCTATCATGAATGAAGGTTTCTCTGTTGTGCTGATCGACACTGATCGGGAGAATGTCGCCCTTTCCCGGATGGCGGGTATGCCTGCTATCTATGGAAATGCTTTGGCGAAAAAGACCCGGGAGGAAATTGATTACGGCGGCTTGGGCCGTATGCTTGCCATGACAGCCAATGATGCGGTCAATGCCTTGACCTGTTCCCATTTTCTGGAAGATTTTGGTCGGCAGGAGGTCTATCAATTGTCCTTTCCTTTTGTAGAAGAGGATAGCCGACATGAAGCAATTCCGCAGGAGCAGCATGGTCGTCTGCTCTTTGGCGAGGGACTGGGTTATTTTCGGCTCAATGATGCCTTTGGCAGTGATCCGAAAATCAAACGGACTGAGTTGACCAAGGAGTTTGATTATCAGGCTTTCAGGGCCGAGTACGGTGATACAGCGATCGTGTTGTTTGTTCTCAAGCCGAATCGTTCGATAGAGGTTTGCACTATTGACAGTCCGGTAGACCCGGTTGCCGGGGATGTGCTGATCAGTATTATCCAACAGACGTCGCAGAGTTTGGTGCCGATCCAGGGTTCGGATGCGGGGCAGGTTGTATCTTGA
- a CDS encoding ZIP family metal transporter yields MIEFIQQYSPVTQALLATLFTWAMTALGATLVFFTKKVNHKLMDSLLGSAAGVMIAASFWSLLAPGIDMAEQMGQISWLTATIGFLGGGVFMRVIDKFLPHLHPGLSMDKREGVKTSWQRSTLLVLAITFHNFPEGLAVGVAFGAVAADLPSATIGGALALALGIGIQNIPEGTAVAMPLRREGMSRGKSFMLGQASGMVEPIAGVIGAYFVLKMQHILPYALCFAAGSMIFVVVEELIPESQRVNENIDLVTMMTMLGFTVMMILDVALG; encoded by the coding sequence ATGATTGAATTTATTCAGCAGTATAGCCCTGTAACCCAGGCCTTGCTTGCAACGCTTTTCACCTGGGCAATGACGGCTCTCGGTGCAACCCTTGTTTTTTTCACCAAGAAAGTGAATCACAAATTGATGGATTCTCTGCTTGGTTCTGCCGCCGGAGTTATGATTGCTGCGAGTTTTTGGTCTCTGCTTGCACCTGGAATTGATATGGCCGAGCAGATGGGGCAGATTTCCTGGTTAACAGCGACCATCGGTTTTTTGGGTGGCGGCGTTTTCATGCGCGTGATTGATAAGTTTCTTCCCCATCTCCATCCGGGTCTCAGCATGGATAAAAGGGAAGGGGTCAAAACGTCATGGCAACGGAGTACCCTCTTGGTGCTTGCCATAACCTTTCATAATTTTCCTGAAGGCCTTGCTGTTGGTGTTGCCTTTGGTGCTGTTGCAGCGGATCTTCCTTCTGCGACCATTGGTGGGGCGTTGGCTTTGGCCCTTGGTATCGGGATTCAAAATATTCCAGAAGGAACAGCCGTGGCAATGCCTTTGCGGCGTGAGGGGATGAGTCGGGGCAAAAGTTTTATGCTGGGGCAGGCATCTGGAATGGTGGAGCCTATTGCCGGAGTTATCGGGGCCTATTTTGTTCTCAAAATGCAACATATCCTGCCTTATGCCCTCTGTTTTGCCGCAGGATCAATGATCTTTGTTGTTGTCGAAGAACTCATTCCTGAGTCGCAGCGAGTTAATGAGAATATCGACTTAGTTACTATGATGACAATGCTTGGTTTTACGGTCATGATGATTCTTGATGTGGCCCTGGGGTGA
- a CDS encoding zinc ribbon domain-containing protein YjdM, producing MSELPPCPKCNSQYTYEDGAMLVCPECGHEWVLNAAESGEENEAAVKDANGTPLSDGDAVVVIKDLKVKGSSSVVKVGTKVKNIRLVDGDHDIDCKIPGIGAMKLKSEFVKKA from the coding sequence ATGAGTGAACTCCCCCCTTGCCCCAAATGCAACTCCCAATATACCTATGAAGACGGAGCAATGCTGGTCTGCCCGGAATGCGGCCACGAATGGGTGCTCAATGCCGCAGAAAGCGGAGAAGAAAACGAAGCCGCAGTAAAGGATGCCAATGGCACCCCGCTGAGCGATGGTGATGCAGTCGTGGTGATAAAAGACCTCAAAGTGAAAGGCTCCTCCTCTGTCGTAAAGGTTGGAACCAAGGTGAAGAATATCCGCCTGGTCGACGGTGACCATGATATTGATTGTAAGATTCCGGGAATAGGCGCGATGAAGCTCAAATCAGAGTTTGTGAAAAAAGCGTGA
- a CDS encoding trypsin-like peptidase domain-containing protein, which translates to MHLTGRSKRYNRCWLGFFDNMLPQGAPTSPIISNLICRKLDTSLQELAKKHSGTYTRYADDISFSFTCRQNRLPRDIIIVRPSGGIEPGEKLINKIKENGFKINNKKSRLCTGSNRFEVTGITVNEFPNVRRAFVQQIKSMIYAWEEHGYEKAEIEFHSRWYFHNRGSDQKPSFKNVVRGKLLFLHMVRGNRDKIYINLAKRFNKLIPVKERPLPYVEATDEDKDIFNTLWVLETLYDDEHGEMIANHGTGFMFKDVGLVTCAHVVAKGEDIHKITEAFRHDRPHEKYTIKVTKFCVKRDLAIVELCSRTNKESVKISEHLSPSSDDIKQKDPISLYGFPAYKTGQTPYVADGKIASKFATHGIQKFEITTQIREGNSGGPVLNAKKEVVGIAAEGARKESGNNAVISINELSKVPEVTNNK; encoded by the coding sequence ATGCACCTAACAGGAAGATCAAAGAGATACAACAGGTGTTGGCTCGGGTTTTTTGATAATATGTTGCCCCAAGGTGCTCCCACTTCACCAATAATTTCAAATTTAATATGCAGGAAACTAGACACTTCGTTGCAAGAATTGGCTAAAAAACATAGTGGTACTTATACACGGTATGCGGATGATATTTCTTTTTCATTCACATGTCGCCAAAATCGGCTCCCCAGAGATATTATTATTGTTAGACCATCTGGAGGAATAGAGCCTGGAGAAAAATTGATAAATAAAATAAAAGAAAATGGGTTTAAAATAAATAATAAAAAAAGCAGGCTATGCACAGGAAGTAACCGCTTTGAAGTTACAGGGATAACTGTTAATGAATTTCCAAATGTAAGAAGGGCGTTTGTTCAGCAGATTAAATCAATGATCTACGCTTGGGAAGAACATGGGTATGAGAAAGCTGAAATTGAATTTCATAGTCGATGGTACTTTCATAACCGGGGGAGTGATCAAAAACCATCATTCAAGAACGTTGTCAGGGGGAAACTGTTATTTCTTCATATGGTTAGAGGTAATAGGGATAAAATATATATTAATTTAGCAAAACGTTTTAACAAACTGATACCAGTAAAAGAACGGCCCCTTCCTTACGTAGAGGCAACTGATGAGGATAAAGATATTTTCAATACTCTATGGGTTCTAGAAACGTTATATGATGACGAACATGGAGAAATGATTGCCAATCATGGTACCGGATTCATGTTTAAAGATGTTGGTTTGGTTACTTGTGCTCATGTTGTTGCTAAGGGGGAAGATATACACAAAATAACTGAAGCATTTAGGCATGACCGACCACATGAAAAGTACACAATAAAGGTAACTAAGTTTTGTGTTAAAAGGGATTTAGCTATTGTGGAGCTCTGTTCCCGAACAAATAAAGAGTCAGTTAAGATTTCAGAACATCTTTCGCCTTCTTCCGATGATATTAAGCAGAAAGATCCTATTTCATTGTATGGATTTCCAGCATATAAAACTGGACAAACACCATATGTTGCAGACGGCAAGATAGCTTCTAAATTTGCCACTCATGGAATTCAAAAATTTGAGATAACGACTCAGATTAGGGAAGGTAATAGCGGTGGTCCAGTGCTAAATGCGAAAAAAGAAGTTGTGGGGATAGCAGCTGAAGGTGCGCGAAAGGAATCAGGTAACAATGCCGTAATATCAATTAACGAGTTAAGTAAGGTGCCTGAAGTCACAAATAATAAATAA
- a CDS encoding transcriptional regulator — MEPQLENIAHVWPSIKNIFSVPHSEAEYENLVSLLDSLIDEIGENENHPLSSLMESIGNLVETYEANNFPEQYGTPVDALRYLMGEHGLKQSDLPEIGSQGVVSEVLKGKRNLNIRQITKLSARFNVSPLVFIQGQ, encoded by the coding sequence ATGGAACCGCAACTTGAAAACATAGCTCATGTTTGGCCGTCTATTAAAAATATATTTTCCGTCCCTCACTCAGAGGCAGAGTATGAGAATTTAGTCTCTTTGCTCGATAGCCTGATTGATGAGATTGGTGAAAATGAGAATCACCCGTTGTCCTCGCTTATGGAGTCAATCGGGAATTTGGTTGAAACATACGAAGCGAATAATTTCCCAGAGCAATACGGTACTCCTGTAGATGCATTGCGCTATTTAATGGGTGAGCATGGTTTAAAACAATCCGATCTTCCTGAAATTGGGAGTCAGGGGGTGGTCTCTGAGGTTTTAAAGGGGAAGAGGAACTTGAATATCAGACAGATAACGAAGTTAAGTGCCAGGTTTAATGTGTCTCCCTTGGTGTTTATTCAGGGGCAGTAA
- the mraY gene encoding phospho-N-acetylmuramoyl-pentapeptide-transferase translates to MLYHLLYPLHVYFSAFNVFRYLTFRSIGAAVTAFLILFLSGPLFIRWLKSKQIGQVVRDDGPESHFSKKGVPTMGGLLILVAIAGSTLLWADLSNSLVWTCLLLTLFYGLIGSVDDWKKVTKSNTDGLSARGKLILQVTGACIVGLFLHLHPGYDGNLSLPFFKWIQPDLGWWYIPFAVAVIVGSSNAVNLTDGLDGLATGTVMITAAVYFIFAYAAGNVLISDYLQLPYVLGAGEVAVFCGTIVGACLGFLWFNSYPAQIFMGDVGSLALGGALGAVAIIIKQEFLLAIAGGIFVMEVLSVIMQVGYFKMTGGKRIFLMAPFHHHFEKKGWAEPRVVIRFWIISIILGLMALATLKLR, encoded by the coding sequence ATGTTGTACCATTTGCTGTACCCCCTGCACGTTTATTTCAGTGCCTTTAATGTCTTCCGTTATCTGACTTTTCGTTCCATTGGTGCGGCAGTCACGGCCTTTCTTATCCTCTTTCTTTCCGGGCCGCTGTTTATCCGTTGGTTGAAAAGCAAGCAGATTGGGCAGGTGGTACGCGACGACGGGCCGGAGAGCCATTTCAGCAAGAAGGGCGTACCCACCATGGGCGGACTCTTAATCTTAGTTGCCATTGCAGGCTCAACCTTGCTCTGGGCAGATCTGAGCAATAGCCTGGTCTGGACCTGTTTGTTGCTCACCCTGTTTTACGGCCTCATCGGCTCAGTTGATGATTGGAAAAAGGTGACAAAGAGTAACACCGATGGCTTGTCGGCTCGTGGTAAGTTGATCCTTCAGGTGACCGGTGCCTGTATAGTCGGTCTTTTTCTTCATCTTCATCCCGGCTATGACGGGAACCTGAGTTTGCCCTTTTTTAAATGGATTCAGCCGGACCTTGGCTGGTGGTATATCCCCTTTGCCGTGGCCGTGATTGTCGGCTCCTCCAATGCGGTGAATCTGACTGACGGACTGGATGGTTTGGCCACCGGCACGGTGATGATCACTGCGGCGGTTTATTTTATCTTTGCTTATGCAGCGGGTAATGTGTTGATCTCGGATTATCTTCAGCTTCCTTATGTGCTGGGTGCCGGTGAGGTGGCCGTGTTCTGCGGCACCATTGTCGGGGCCTGTCTTGGTTTTCTCTGGTTCAACTCCTATCCGGCGCAGATCTTCATGGGAGATGTGGGCTCGCTGGCCTTGGGCGGGGCCTTGGGCGCGGTGGCGATCATTATTAAGCAGGAGTTTCTCCTCGCCATTGCTGGCGGTATCTTTGTGATGGAGGTGCTGTCGGTGATTATGCAGGTGGGGTATTTCAAGATGACCGGCGGTAAACGCATCTTTCTCATGGCACCGTTTCATCATCATTTTGAGAAGAAGGGATGGGCAGAGCCCAGGGTGGTGATTCGTTTTTGGATTATTTCTATTATTCTTGGGTTGATGGCACTAGCGACGTTGAAGTTGCGATGA